A genomic window from Terriglobales bacterium includes:
- a CDS encoding cytochrome c oxidase subunit 3, with product MATLTPPIAIDEREPKLGERGAGRPPQGGGDGGHLALTDFRRRLRRYRIGLMAGLTPVLMLFVAFTSAYIVRQNLGTWDDATKAYALDWRALSLPALLWLNTALLLASSATLELGRRSLAAQFAAESRWLVQARASRSPWLALTLVLGAGFLLGQWLAWRGLQAQGVYIASNPSSSFFYLLTGTHAAHLLGGVLALAYAALTAWGRAPLARRLIVVDVTSWYWHFMALLWVYIFVLLHVLR from the coding sequence ATGGCGACTCTGACCCCACCCATCGCGATCGATGAGCGCGAACCCAAGCTGGGCGAGCGCGGCGCGGGGCGGCCTCCGCAGGGGGGCGGCGACGGGGGCCACCTGGCCCTCACCGACTTCCGCCGCCGGCTGCGCCGCTATCGCATCGGACTGATGGCCGGCCTGACCCCCGTGCTGATGCTCTTCGTGGCCTTCACCAGCGCCTACATCGTGCGCCAGAACCTGGGCACTTGGGACGATGCCACCAAGGCTTACGCGCTCGACTGGCGGGCGTTGAGCCTGCCCGCGCTCCTGTGGTTGAATACGGCCCTCCTGCTGGCTTCCAGCGCCACTCTGGAGTTGGGTCGGCGCAGCCTGGCGGCGCAGTTCGCTGCCGAGTCGCGCTGGCTGGTCCAGGCCCGCGCTTCGCGCTCTCCCTGGCTGGCGCTGACGCTGGTGCTGGGCGCCGGCTTTTTGCTGGGCCAGTGGCTGGCCTGGCGCGGGTTGCAGGCCCAGGGCGTCTACATCGCCAGCAATCCCAGCAGCTCGTTCTTTTACCTTCTCACCGGGACGCACGCCGCGCACCTGCTGGGCGGGGTGCTGGCGCTGGCTTATGCCGCGCTCACTGCCTGGGGCAGGGCGCCGCTGGCGCGCCGTCTGATCGTGGTGGACGTGACTTCGTGGTACTGGCACTTCATGGCCCTCTTGTGGGTCTACATCTTCGTTCTGCTGCACGTTCTGCGATAA
- a CDS encoding cbb3-type cytochrome c oxidase subunit I: MATSEQVHVHPAPTGFIRKYVFSLDHKVIGLQYYFLALFSVFLGMGLSLLMRIHLVWPEAHLPIFGDIKPETYLALLTMHGTFMVFFVLTTAPQGGFGNYMLPIQIGAPDMAFPVLNMLSFWTTFLALVVMVAAFFVTGGAPLHGWTGYAPLSALQSSGPGEGLGADLWITSIALFCVASMMGALNFITTTLDLRARGMSLMRMPLTTWTWFVTAILGLLAFGVLLAAGILLLLDRNAGTSFFVPGGLVLSGQIINHKGGSPLLWQHLFWFFGHPEVYIAILPGMGVCSQLLSTFSRKPIFGYKAMVYAVLAIGVLGFLVWGHHMFMSGMSPYSAFAFSYMTMAIGVPSAIKTFNWLGTIWRGRVRFTTPMLYAIGFVSLFVTGGLSGPFLAQPALDIPLHDTYFVVAHFHLIMGVAAIFGIFAATYYWFPKMFGRMMNDGLGKIHFFLTFIGAYAIFMPMHYLGLAGHPRRYSQLTEVSYLHGLMPLQHFITIAAFITIGAQFLFLINLFWSMFKGPKAPINPWEATTLEWTVPSPPPHDNFGGKTPVVYHGPYEYSVPGAPQDFVMQNDPKQYGEGAAH; encoded by the coding sequence ATGGCGACTTCGGAACAGGTCCACGTTCATCCCGCACCGACTGGGTTTATTCGCAAGTATGTTTTCAGCCTCGATCACAAGGTGATCGGCCTGCAGTACTACTTCCTGGCGCTGTTCTCGGTATTTCTAGGAATGGGGCTGTCGCTGCTGATGCGCATCCACCTGGTGTGGCCGGAAGCCCACCTGCCCATCTTCGGCGACATCAAGCCCGAGACCTACCTGGCGCTGCTCACCATGCACGGCACCTTCATGGTCTTCTTCGTGCTGACCACGGCGCCGCAGGGCGGCTTCGGCAATTACATGCTGCCCATCCAGATCGGGGCGCCGGACATGGCCTTCCCGGTGCTCAACATGCTCTCCTTCTGGACCACCTTCCTGGCCCTGGTGGTCATGGTGGCGGCCTTCTTCGTGACCGGGGGCGCGCCCCTGCACGGCTGGACCGGCTACGCTCCGCTGAGCGCCCTGCAATCCTCGGGTCCGGGCGAAGGCCTGGGCGCCGACCTGTGGATCACCAGCATCGCGCTGTTCTGCGTGGCCTCGATGATGGGGGCGCTGAACTTCATCACCACCACCCTGGACCTGCGGGCGCGCGGCATGTCGCTGATGCGCATGCCGCTGACCACCTGGACCTGGTTCGTGACCGCCATCCTGGGCTTGCTGGCCTTCGGCGTGCTCCTGGCCGCGGGCATCCTGCTGCTGCTCGATCGCAACGCCGGCACCAGCTTCTTCGTGCCCGGCGGGCTGGTGCTGAGCGGGCAGATCATCAATCACAAGGGCGGCTCCCCCCTGCTGTGGCAGCACCTGTTCTGGTTCTTCGGACATCCCGAGGTGTACATCGCCATCCTGCCCGGCATGGGGGTGTGCTCGCAGTTGCTCTCCACCTTCTCGCGCAAGCCCATCTTCGGCTACAAGGCGATGGTGTATGCCGTGCTGGCCATCGGGGTGCTCGGCTTCCTGGTATGGGGCCACCACATGTTCATGAGCGGCATGAGCCCCTACTCCGCCTTCGCCTTCAGCTACATGACCATGGCCATTGGCGTGCCCTCGGCCATCAAGACCTTCAACTGGCTGGGAACCATCTGGCGCGGGCGGGTGCGCTTCACCACCCCCATGCTCTACGCCATCGGCTTCGTCTCGTTATTCGTGACCGGGGGCCTGAGCGGCCCCTTCCTGGCGCAGCCGGCGCTCGATATCCCGCTGCACGACACCTATTTCGTGGTGGCGCACTTCCACCTCATCATGGGCGTGGCCGCCATCTTCGGCATCTTCGCGGCCACCTATTACTGGTTCCCCAAGATGTTCGGGCGGATGATGAACGACGGCCTGGGGAAGATCCACTTCTTCCTGACCTTCATCGGCGCCTACGCCATCTTCATGCCCATGCACTACCTGGGACTGGCCGGCCACCCACGGCGCTACTCGCAGCTCACCGAGGTGAGCTATCTGCACGGTCTGATGCCGCTGCAGCACTTCATCACCATCGCCGCCTTCATCACCATCGGGGCGCAGTTCCTCTTCCTCATCAACCTGTTCTGGAGCATGTTCAAGGGCCCGAAGGCGCCCATCAATCCCTGGGAAGCCACCACGCTGGAGTGGACGGTGCCCTCGCCGCCCCCGCATGACAACTTCGGCGGGAAGACCCCGGTGGTCTACCACGGCCCCTACGAGTACAGCGTGCCGGGCGCGCCCCAGGACTTCGTCATGCAGAACGATCCCAAGCAGTACGGCGAGGGGGCGGCGCACTAG
- the coxB gene encoding cytochrome c oxidase subunit II — protein MGLVLLVVIWLITLVSSYFFYAHTWWLPHAASAAAPAIDRQFDLTFVLMGIVFLAAQLGLGLFVWRYRDRGQKAHFSHGNNTLEFTWTTLTAILFLGLVMASNRIWAEQRFTPPQPGAIQVEATGLQFAWYFRYPGPDGQYGRTKPELEDASVGNAVGIDDADPAGKDDVVSGVMVLPVNRQVDLTLRSQDVIHSLFIPAMRFKQDAVPGLMIHMHFTPTQTGDYEIACAELCGLGHYKMHAVLKVVSEQDFAKWLAEREAEKQ, from the coding sequence ATGGGTCTGGTTCTGCTGGTCGTCATCTGGCTGATCACCCTGGTAAGTTCCTATTTCTTCTATGCCCACACCTGGTGGTTGCCGCACGCGGCCAGTGCCGCGGCCCCGGCCATCGACCGCCAGTTCGATCTCACCTTTGTGCTCATGGGCATCGTCTTCCTGGCGGCCCAACTGGGGCTGGGGCTGTTCGTGTGGCGCTACCGCGACCGCGGGCAGAAGGCCCACTTCAGCCACGGCAACAACACCCTGGAGTTCACCTGGACGACGCTGACCGCCATCCTCTTCCTGGGGCTGGTGATGGCCAGCAACCGCATCTGGGCGGAGCAGCGCTTCACCCCGCCGCAGCCGGGCGCCATCCAGGTAGAGGCCACGGGGTTGCAGTTCGCCTGGTACTTCCGCTATCCCGGGCCCGACGGCCAGTACGGCCGCACCAAGCCGGAGCTGGAAGACGCCTCGGTGGGCAACGCTGTGGGCATCGATGACGCCGACCCCGCCGGCAAGGACGATGTGGTTTCGGGAGTGATGGTGCTGCCCGTCAACCGCCAGGTGGACCTCACCCTGCGTTCGCAGGACGTGATCCACTCCCTCTTCATCCCCGCCATGCGCTTCAAGCAGGACGCAGTGCCCGGGCTGATGATCCACATGCACTTCACCCCCACCCAGACCGGCGACTACGAGATCGCCTGCGCCGAACTCTGCGGCTTGGGGCACTACAAGATGCACGCCGTGCTCAAGGTGGTCAGCGAACAAGACTTCGCCAAGTGGCTGGCGGAGCGAGAGGCGGAGAAACAGTAA
- the pdxT gene encoding pyridoxal 5'-phosphate synthase glutaminase subunit PdxT produces the protein MKVGVLAIQGDYDAHKRRLEELGAEVALVRQPEQLDAVDALVIPGGESTTFLKFLEQGGFLEKLRAFARAKPTFGTCAGAILLAKEVENPRQPSLEALDVRIRRNAYGRQVESSIREGETRLAGGPLEMVFIRAPRFERVGADVEVLASSQGEPVLVRQDKVLAATFHPELSADPRVHQEFLRMIANGRG, from the coding sequence ATGAAAGTCGGCGTGCTGGCCATCCAGGGCGACTACGACGCGCACAAGCGGCGGCTGGAGGAATTGGGCGCGGAGGTGGCGCTGGTGCGCCAGCCCGAGCAGCTCGACGCCGTGGATGCCCTGGTCATTCCCGGGGGGGAGTCCACCACCTTCCTGAAGTTCCTCGAGCAGGGCGGCTTCCTGGAGAAGCTGCGCGCCTTCGCGCGCGCCAAGCCCACCTTCGGCACCTGCGCGGGCGCCATCCTGCTGGCGAAGGAAGTGGAGAACCCGCGGCAGCCCAGCCTGGAGGCGCTGGACGTGCGCATCCGCCGCAACGCCTACGGGCGGCAGGTGGAGAGTTCCATCCGTGAGGGCGAGACCCGGCTGGCGGGCGGCCCGCTGGAGATGGTCTTCATCCGCGCTCCCCGCTTCGAGCGCGTGGGCGCGGACGTGGAGGTGCTGGCCAGCAGCCAAGGCGAGCCCGTGCTCGTCCGGCAAGACAAGGTGCTGGCCGCCACCTTCCATCCCGAACTGAGCGCGGACCCGCGCGTGCACCAGGAATTCCTGCGCATGATCGCGAACGGACGCGGTTGA